Proteins from a single region of Felis catus isolate Fca126 chromosome B4, F.catus_Fca126_mat1.0, whole genome shotgun sequence:
- the APOLD1 gene encoding apolipoprotein L domain-containing protein 1 isoform X6, whose amino-acid sequence MASPKGGGRNRGAKEHRAARSWKRQGKGASPRGSRRECSTVNTFIATRETQGKSGWTKFAFMWLKNHSLYLSSRLLETGYGNGMEKSSPGDGFLPPEECHRKRRWKKPRQHRNKNAYWLLWELCHWTEFTFSATLQCRQLKFKRDTGIKRFLISGWERTAPQIRSDPRRRCQCCAILTWQGGSSPSNALPVVELPGCEKCKVPLCGN is encoded by the exons ATGGCCAGCCCCAAAG gtggaggaaggaacCGTGGAGCCAAGGAACACAGAGCtgctagaagctggaagaggcaaggaaaaggaGCCTCCCCTAGAGGCTCCAGAAGGGAATGCAGCACCGTCAACACCTTCATTGCCACCCGTGAGACCCAG GGCAAAAGTGGATGGACTAAGTTTGCATTTATGTGGCTCAAGAATCACTCCCTCTACTTGTCCTCGAGGTTGCTAGAAACTGGTTACGGAAATGGGATGGAGAAATCCTCCCCGGGTGATGGTTTTCTTCCGCCTGAGGAATGCCACAGAAAGAGGCGGTGGAAAAAGCCACGGCAGCACAGGAATAAAAATGCTTACTGGTTACTTTGGGAGCTCTGTCACTGGACGGAATTCACCTTCAGTGCAACACTGCAGTGCAGACAACTAAAATTCAAAAGGGACACGGGAATTAAGAGGTTTCTAATATCTGGGTGGGAAAGGACAGCTCCACAGATAAGATCTGATCCACGAAGACGTTGCCAGTGCTGCGCGATTCTAACTTGGCAAGGAGGCAGCAGCCCCTCAAATGCCTTGCCAGTGGTGGAACTTCCTGGATGTGAAAAATGCAAGGTGCCATTGTGCGGAAATTAA
- the APOLD1 gene encoding apolipoprotein L domain-containing protein 1 isoform X4, protein MYPFLGSNCGGRNRGAKEHRAARSWKRQGKGASPRGSRRECSTVNTFIATRETQGKSGWTKFAFMWLKNHSLYLSSRLLETGYGNGMEKSSPGDGFLPPEECHRKRRWKKPRQHRNKNAYWLLWELCHWTEFTFSATLQCRQLKFKRDTGIKRFLISGWERTAPQIRSDPRRRCQCCAILTWQGGSSPSNALPVVELPGCEKCKVPLCGN, encoded by the exons ATGTATCCTTTCCTGGGGAGCAACt gtggaggaaggaacCGTGGAGCCAAGGAACACAGAGCtgctagaagctggaagaggcaaggaaaaggaGCCTCCCCTAGAGGCTCCAGAAGGGAATGCAGCACCGTCAACACCTTCATTGCCACCCGTGAGACCCAG GGCAAAAGTGGATGGACTAAGTTTGCATTTATGTGGCTCAAGAATCACTCCCTCTACTTGTCCTCGAGGTTGCTAGAAACTGGTTACGGAAATGGGATGGAGAAATCCTCCCCGGGTGATGGTTTTCTTCCGCCTGAGGAATGCCACAGAAAGAGGCGGTGGAAAAAGCCACGGCAGCACAGGAATAAAAATGCTTACTGGTTACTTTGGGAGCTCTGTCACTGGACGGAATTCACCTTCAGTGCAACACTGCAGTGCAGACAACTAAAATTCAAAAGGGACACGGGAATTAAGAGGTTTCTAATATCTGGGTGGGAAAGGACAGCTCCACAGATAAGATCTGATCCACGAAGACGTTGCCAGTGCTGCGCGATTCTAACTTGGCAAGGAGGCAGCAGCCCCTCAAATGCCTTGCCAGTGGTGGAACTTCCTGGATGTGAAAAATGCAAGGTGCCATTGTGCGGAAATTAA
- the APOLD1 gene encoding apolipoprotein L domain-containing protein 1 isoform X5, with protein sequence MIITCSLGGGRNRGAKEHRAARSWKRQGKGASPRGSRRECSTVNTFIATRETQGKSGWTKFAFMWLKNHSLYLSSRLLETGYGNGMEKSSPGDGFLPPEECHRKRRWKKPRQHRNKNAYWLLWELCHWTEFTFSATLQCRQLKFKRDTGIKRFLISGWERTAPQIRSDPRRRCQCCAILTWQGGSSPSNALPVVELPGCEKCKVPLCGN encoded by the exons gtggaggaaggaacCGTGGAGCCAAGGAACACAGAGCtgctagaagctggaagaggcaaggaaaaggaGCCTCCCCTAGAGGCTCCAGAAGGGAATGCAGCACCGTCAACACCTTCATTGCCACCCGTGAGACCCAG GGCAAAAGTGGATGGACTAAGTTTGCATTTATGTGGCTCAAGAATCACTCCCTCTACTTGTCCTCGAGGTTGCTAGAAACTGGTTACGGAAATGGGATGGAGAAATCCTCCCCGGGTGATGGTTTTCTTCCGCCTGAGGAATGCCACAGAAAGAGGCGGTGGAAAAAGCCACGGCAGCACAGGAATAAAAATGCTTACTGGTTACTTTGGGAGCTCTGTCACTGGACGGAATTCACCTTCAGTGCAACACTGCAGTGCAGACAACTAAAATTCAAAAGGGACACGGGAATTAAGAGGTTTCTAATATCTGGGTGGGAAAGGACAGCTCCACAGATAAGATCTGATCCACGAAGACGTTGCCAGTGCTGCGCGATTCTAACTTGGCAAGGAGGCAGCAGCCCCTCAAATGCCTTGCCAGTGGTGGAACTTCCTGGATGTGAAAAATGCAAGGTGCCATTGTGCGGAAATTAA